Proteins encoded together in one Streptomyces sp. B1I3 window:
- a CDS encoding sugar ABC transporter ATP-binding protein: MAPPEAVPQAPGTAAHAATAVLEARSVSKRFPGVVALDDVSFSLRAGETHALVGENGAGKSTLIKVLTGVYRPDGGELRLAGEPVRFARPFEAQQSGISTIYQEVNLVPLMSVARNIFLGREPRNRFGLIDFSRMHRETTELLDGFGVRVDPRRPLHTLGIGTQQMVALARAVSVNAQVVIMDEPTSSLEPREVETLFRVIEDLRGQGIAVLYVSHRMDELYRICDRVTVLRDGRHIHTGDLADLDRMQLVSMMLGRDLAEVRRAGVTNFAAEGHEAARTPVLTATGLNSRLQLHDISLSLYGGEVLGLGGLLGSGRSETAKALSGALPLDSGELTVDGTALKRLTPAAAIRAGISLLPEDRKAEGIVPGLSVRENIVLAAMPRLSRAGVVSRAKQDRIVDIFMKRLRIKASSPEQKVGELSGGNQQKVLLARWLCLEPKVLLLDEPTRGIDVGAKAEVQSLIDDLAREGLAVLLISSDIEELIEGADRIVVLRGGAVAGELAGDDVAESRLLEVLADHAPAPGDDTPAAQEDPR; encoded by the coding sequence ATGGCACCACCCGAAGCAGTACCTCAGGCACCGGGGACGGCCGCGCACGCCGCCACCGCCGTGCTCGAAGCCCGCTCGGTGAGCAAACGGTTCCCCGGCGTCGTCGCCCTCGACGACGTCTCCTTCTCCCTGCGCGCCGGGGAGACCCACGCGCTGGTGGGGGAGAACGGCGCGGGCAAGTCCACCCTCATCAAGGTGCTGACCGGTGTGTACCGGCCCGACGGCGGTGAACTGCGACTCGCGGGCGAGCCGGTCAGATTCGCCCGGCCGTTCGAGGCCCAGCAGTCCGGTATCTCCACGATCTACCAGGAAGTCAACCTCGTCCCGCTGATGAGCGTGGCGCGCAACATCTTCCTCGGCCGAGAACCCCGTAACCGCTTCGGCCTCATCGACTTCTCGCGCATGCACCGCGAGACGACGGAACTGCTCGACGGCTTCGGCGTACGCGTCGACCCCCGCCGGCCGTTGCACACCCTGGGGATCGGCACCCAGCAGATGGTCGCCCTGGCACGGGCGGTCTCGGTCAACGCCCAGGTCGTCATCATGGACGAACCCACCTCCTCACTCGAACCGCGTGAGGTGGAAACCCTCTTCCGCGTCATCGAGGACCTGCGCGGCCAGGGCATCGCCGTGCTCTACGTCAGCCACCGCATGGACGAGCTCTACCGGATCTGCGACCGAGTCACCGTGTTGCGCGACGGCCGCCACATCCACACCGGTGACCTCGCCGACCTCGACCGGATGCAACTCGTGTCGATGATGCTCGGCCGCGACCTGGCCGAGGTCCGCCGCGCCGGTGTCACCAACTTCGCCGCCGAAGGCCACGAGGCCGCCCGTACTCCCGTACTGACCGCCACGGGCCTCAACAGCCGCCTCCAGCTCCACGACATATCCCTGTCGCTCTACGGCGGCGAGGTGCTCGGCCTCGGCGGTCTCCTCGGCTCGGGCCGCAGCGAGACGGCGAAGGCACTGTCCGGCGCCCTGCCGCTGGACTCGGGTGAACTGACCGTCGACGGAACCGCGTTGAAGCGGCTCACCCCGGCCGCCGCCATCAGGGCGGGTATCAGCCTGCTGCCCGAGGACCGCAAGGCGGAGGGCATCGTCCCCGGCCTCTCGGTCCGCGAGAACATCGTGCTGGCGGCCATGCCGCGGCTGTCCCGGGCCGGTGTCGTCTCCCGCGCCAAGCAGGACCGGATCGTCGACATCTTCATGAAGCGCCTGCGGATCAAGGCGTCGAGCCCCGAGCAGAAGGTCGGTGAACTCTCCGGCGGCAACCAGCAGAAGGTCCTGCTGGCCCGCTGGCTCTGCCTGGAACCCAAGGTCCTGCTGCTCGACGAGCCCACCCGGGGCATCGACGTCGGAGCCAAGGCCGAGGTCCAGAGCCTCATCGACGACCTCGCCCGCGAGGGCCTCGCCGTCCTGCTCATCTCCTCCGACATCGAGGAACTCATCGAGGGCGCCGACCGGATCGTCGTCCTGCGCGGCGGGGCCGTCGCCGGCGAACTGGCGGGTGACGACGTGGCTGAGAGCAGGCTTCTCGAAGTGCTCGCCGACCACGCACCGGCACCGGGAGACGACACCCCGGCCGCTCAGGAGGACCCCCGATGA
- a CDS encoding ABC transporter permease: MTQTAVSPPSKPARPGRAVSPLARLRDPAWYQEYGVYVAVAVVLLFNALFTDHFMTADNFRTQLVQVAPIVIVALGMALVIGTEGVDLSVGSTMALAAAFLPLYLGYGLVPALVVSLLAGAVVGAVNGSLVSLIGLQPIVATLALFVGGRGLALVMADGQLKQIVNPDLLSLGTGSFLGIPLVVLIAGVLAVAVAFLVQRTTFGRQIVAVGGNRSAAALAGLPVKRVLIGVYVLCGVLAALAGILATARLTASDPSSLGTLMELSAITAVVVGGTPLNGGSVRVLGTVAGALLMQLLRATLVKHDLPDSTAQIAQAAIIIAAVYVARERRSR; this comes from the coding sequence ATGACCCAGACCGCCGTCTCGCCACCCAGCAAGCCCGCACGGCCCGGCCGGGCCGTGTCCCCCCTGGCCCGGCTGCGTGACCCCGCCTGGTACCAGGAGTACGGCGTGTACGTCGCCGTGGCGGTGGTGCTGCTCTTCAACGCACTGTTCACCGACCACTTCATGACCGCCGACAACTTCCGTACCCAGCTCGTCCAGGTCGCCCCCATCGTCATCGTCGCCCTGGGCATGGCCCTGGTCATCGGCACCGAGGGTGTCGACCTGTCCGTCGGCTCGACCATGGCGCTCGCCGCCGCCTTCCTGCCGCTCTACCTCGGATACGGGCTGGTGCCCGCGCTCGTCGTCTCCCTCCTTGCGGGCGCGGTCGTCGGAGCCGTCAACGGCAGCCTGGTCTCCCTCATCGGGCTGCAGCCCATCGTGGCCACGCTCGCCCTCTTCGTCGGAGGCCGCGGACTCGCCCTGGTCATGGCCGACGGCCAGCTCAAGCAGATCGTCAACCCCGACCTGCTGTCGCTGGGAACCGGTTCCTTCCTCGGAATCCCGCTGGTCGTCCTGATCGCCGGGGTCCTCGCCGTCGCCGTGGCCTTCCTGGTCCAGCGCACCACCTTCGGCCGGCAGATCGTCGCCGTCGGCGGCAACCGTTCCGCCGCCGCCCTCGCGGGTCTTCCCGTCAAGCGGGTCCTCATCGGCGTGTACGTGCTCTGCGGTGTCCTCGCCGCCCTCGCCGGAATCCTCGCCACGGCCCGGCTCACCGCCAGCGACCCGTCCTCGCTCGGCACCCTCATGGAGCTCTCCGCCATCACGGCCGTCGTCGTCGGCGGCACGCCCCTGAACGGCGGGTCCGTCCGCGTGCTCGGCACCGTGGCGGGCGCCCTGCTGATGCAGCTCCTGCGCGCCACGCTCGTCAAGCACGACCTGCCCGACTCCACCGCACAGATCGCCCAGGCGGCCATCATCATCGCCGCCGTCTACGTCGCCCGGGAGCGTCGGTCCCGATGA
- a CDS encoding ABC transporter permease — protein MNETTPAPTVPAPAPAPRKSAAPRPVAGSGPTGRQRAAELLQRQGVLAVLLTVVIAASFIYPTFASLDNARGVTIQASFLAVVALGMTMVIITGGIDLSVGSVFALGGVLAAWASQYGFLAALLVPLAVCGVIGLLNGLLIARGNMAPFIVTLATLLAARGLLLAITDEGATTYLVPKDSAFGDLGQGAVWGFGYPILIALVLFGAGGLVLQRTSFGQTLFAVGGSSDAATLMGLPVARTKILVYTLSGLLAGLAGALNAARLSSGVTIVGVGMELDAISAVVIGGTLLIGGAGSISGTLWGVLLLAVIQNLINQIGSLNSSYQSVVSGGFLIVVVVAQRYLARSRRST, from the coding sequence ATGAACGAAACCACACCCGCACCCACCGTCCCGGCGCCCGCGCCGGCGCCGCGGAAGTCGGCCGCGCCCCGCCCCGTCGCGGGTTCCGGGCCGACGGGCCGGCAGCGAGCCGCCGAACTCCTCCAGAGGCAGGGCGTCCTCGCGGTCCTGCTGACCGTCGTGATCGCCGCCTCCTTCATCTATCCGACCTTCGCCTCCCTGGACAACGCCCGCGGGGTGACCATCCAGGCGTCGTTCCTCGCCGTGGTCGCCCTCGGCATGACGATGGTCATCATCACCGGCGGCATCGACCTGTCCGTCGGATCGGTCTTCGCCCTGGGCGGAGTCCTCGCCGCATGGGCCTCGCAGTACGGATTCCTCGCCGCGCTGCTCGTACCCCTCGCCGTCTGCGGCGTGATAGGCCTGCTCAACGGCTTGCTGATCGCCCGGGGGAACATGGCCCCCTTCATCGTCACGCTCGCCACCCTGCTGGCCGCCCGTGGCCTGCTGCTCGCCATCACGGACGAAGGCGCCACCACCTACCTGGTGCCCAAGGACTCCGCCTTCGGCGACCTGGGCCAGGGCGCCGTCTGGGGATTCGGCTACCCGATCCTGATCGCCCTCGTCCTCTTCGGCGCCGGCGGACTCGTCCTGCAGCGCACCTCGTTCGGGCAGACGCTCTTCGCCGTCGGCGGCAGCAGCGACGCAGCCACCCTGATGGGCCTCCCCGTCGCCCGTACCAAGATCCTCGTCTACACGCTGAGCGGTCTGCTGGCCGGACTGGCCGGCGCGCTCAACGCGGCGAGGCTGTCGTCCGGCGTCACCATCGTCGGTGTCGGCATGGAGCTCGACGCCATCTCCGCCGTCGTCATCGGCGGCACCCTGCTCATCGGTGGCGCGGGCTCGATCAGCGGCACGCTCTGGGGCGTCCTGCTGCTCGCCGTCATCCAGAACCTGATCAATCAGATCGGCTCGCTCAACTCCTCGTACCAGTCGGTGGTCAGCGGAGGTTTCCTTATCGTTGTCGTGGTGGCCCAGCGCTATCTGGCGCGCAGTCGCAGAAGCACCTGA
- a CDS encoding LacI family DNA-binding transcriptional regulator, with the protein MGVSLKDVAQRAGVSIKTVSNVVNNYQHVTPAMRAKVQQAIDELGYRPNLTARHLRKGRTGIIALAVPEFGNPYFAELAGAVVDAAARHDYTVLVDHTAGLREKELLVSQGFRSHVIDGLILSPIHLETEDLMARTETAPLVLLGEREYEAPYDHIAIDNVAAARDAVRHLVDHGHRRIAFLGSRTGRERQPAHLRLRGWREELAASGIVPDESLVVVTDGYGREDGAAGMAALLDRGERPDAVFAYNDLIAIGAMRTITARGLRIPDDIAVVGFDDIEESSYGTTTLTTIAPDKEAIARLAVDSLVERLSGKPVAEPRRPRPGYRLIVRESTAPGPATALPKDL; encoded by the coding sequence GTGGGCGTCAGCCTCAAGGACGTTGCGCAACGGGCGGGCGTGTCCATCAAGACCGTGTCGAACGTGGTGAACAACTATCAGCACGTCACACCCGCCATGCGCGCCAAGGTGCAACAGGCCATCGACGAGCTCGGGTACCGGCCGAACCTCACCGCACGCCACCTGCGCAAGGGCCGCACAGGCATCATCGCCCTAGCGGTCCCCGAATTCGGCAACCCCTACTTCGCGGAGCTCGCCGGGGCGGTCGTCGACGCGGCCGCCCGGCACGACTACACGGTGCTGGTCGACCACACCGCGGGCCTGCGGGAGAAGGAGCTCCTGGTCAGCCAGGGCTTCCGGTCGCACGTGATCGACGGGCTCATCCTCAGCCCCATCCACCTGGAGACCGAGGACCTCATGGCGCGCACCGAGACGGCGCCGCTGGTCCTGCTCGGCGAGCGCGAGTACGAGGCTCCGTACGACCACATCGCCATCGACAACGTGGCGGCGGCCCGCGATGCCGTGCGCCACCTCGTCGACCACGGGCACCGCAGGATCGCCTTCCTCGGTTCGCGCACCGGCCGCGAACGCCAGCCCGCGCACCTGCGGCTGCGAGGCTGGCGTGAGGAGCTCGCCGCCTCCGGGATCGTGCCGGACGAGAGTCTGGTCGTGGTCACCGACGGCTACGGCCGCGAGGACGGTGCCGCCGGCATGGCGGCCCTCCTGGACCGGGGGGAGCGGCCCGACGCCGTGTTCGCGTACAACGACCTGATCGCCATCGGCGCGATGCGGACCATCACGGCACGCGGCCTGCGCATCCCGGACGACATCGCCGTCGTCGGCTTCGACGACATCGAGGAGAGCAGTTACGGCACCACCACGCTGACCACCATCGCCCCGGACAAGGAGGCCATCGCCCGCCTGGCCGTCGACAGCCTCGTCGAACGGCTCTCCGGCAAGCCGGTGGCAGAACCACGCAGGCCACGCCCCGGCTACCGCCTCATCGTCCGGGAGTCCACCGCACCCGGGCCTGCCACCGCTCTTCCCAAGGACCTCTGA
- a CDS encoding aldose epimerase family protein produces MPRPTVHSTPFGSAHGTPTHLWTLDSGAGVRAEILTYGASVHRLIVPDTTGATASVVRSLATVDDYTAKHPYFGAVVGRYANRIAHGRFTLDGVTHHIPANDRGHALHGGPEGFHTKVWDATADTTGDTACLRLTLHSPDGDMGFPGALDCTVTYTLDTAGTLAVDYASVTDRPTVVNLTNHAYFDLAGHGDILGHRLEVDADTYLPVDGDGIPQGAPAEVRGTPFDLTVPRVLGERLGHDHEQLRDAGGFDHSWVLRGNGAGVRRAARLTAPDARRVLEVWTTEPGIQVYTANQLDGAFTDTTGRRHERHGAVCLETQRLPDSPNRPDFPTAVLLPGDIARSRTELRFPHLTPGRAG; encoded by the coding sequence ATGCCGCGCCCCACCGTGCACAGCACCCCGTTCGGCTCCGCCCACGGCACCCCGACCCACCTGTGGACCCTCGACAGCGGTGCGGGAGTCCGGGCGGAGATACTGACCTACGGCGCCTCCGTGCACCGCCTCATCGTGCCCGACACCACGGGCGCCACCGCCTCGGTCGTCCGTTCACTGGCGACCGTCGACGACTACACGGCCAAGCACCCGTACTTCGGCGCCGTGGTCGGCCGGTACGCCAACCGCATCGCGCACGGGCGCTTCACCCTGGACGGTGTCACGCACCACATCCCCGCCAACGACCGCGGCCACGCCCTGCACGGTGGCCCCGAGGGCTTCCACACCAAGGTGTGGGACGCCACCGCGGACACCACCGGCGACACCGCGTGCCTACGGCTCACCCTGCACAGCCCCGACGGCGACATGGGCTTCCCCGGGGCGCTCGACTGCACCGTCACGTACACCCTCGACACGGCCGGCACCCTGGCCGTCGACTACGCGTCGGTCACCGATCGCCCCACGGTCGTCAACCTCACCAACCACGCCTACTTCGACCTGGCCGGCCACGGCGACATCCTCGGCCACCGCCTCGAGGTCGACGCCGACACCTATCTGCCGGTGGACGGCGACGGCATCCCCCAGGGCGCTCCGGCCGAGGTCCGGGGCACCCCCTTCGACCTGACCGTGCCCCGCGTCCTCGGGGAACGGCTCGGGCACGACCACGAACAGCTGCGTGACGCCGGCGGCTTCGACCACAGCTGGGTACTGCGCGGCAACGGCGCAGGCGTGCGCCGCGCGGCGCGGCTCACCGCACCGGACGCCCGCCGTGTCCTGGAGGTATGGACCACCGAGCCCGGCATCCAGGTCTACACCGCCAACCAGCTCGACGGGGCGTTCACCGACACCACCGGCCGCCGCCACGAACGCCACGGCGCGGTCTGCCTCGAGACCCAGCGCCTGCCCGACTCGCCCAACCGGCCGGACTTCCCCACTGCCGTCCTGCTTCCCGGCGACATCGCGCGCAGCCGCACCGAACTGCGCTTCCCGCACCTGACGCCGGGCCGAGCGGGGTGA
- a CDS encoding carbohydrate binding domain-containing protein translates to MRRTLFRLLGRPLAATCAATVVLGLLTSAPRTTEPDPAVPAAASESTATVFYYTKTRNWSSYALHYAPDGGPWTTVPGVAMQAACTDWVKRTVSLGSASGLTATFNDTAGVWDNNAGKNYALGTGDITVKDGVVAHSDPCDGSGSDPEPSPQPDDPHTASVYYSTAMVGWSTTNLHYRPAGGSWTTVPGVGMEAACTGWVRKSVDLGAATTMLATFNNGNGVWDNNNGADYTVPAGLTTVKDNKVTAAATDPCAAETPDTQAPTAPSKVSASADGVSVVLTWDPSTDDRGVTKYQVTRTGGTKGTAVSDVGSTVYSDTGLEARTAYSYTVRAVDAAGNVSSASAAASATTGEKPTAPAPGKPLGTDPRKDPIYFVLTARFNDGDSANNRGGSQHTKSGNAADDDPMFRGDFKGLVEKLDYIKGLGMSAVWITPVVLNRSDYDYHGYHGYDFYEVDSRLESAGASYQDLIDAAHAKGMKIYQDVVYNHSSRWGAKGLFTHKVYGVRDAQWSWYYDEKNEGFEYDGLTVEPKSGKSYYNGDLWSTAEPSGNTCVNWGTPTRSTSPEGYRIYNCQWPSPTSGMFPKAYYHNCWIGNWEGEDSRSCWLHEDLADFDTESTPVQNYLIGAYDKYIDMGVDGFRVDTAVHVPRTTWNRRFLPAIQERVTQRFGAEAAKNFFVFGEVAAFVNDKWNRGSVNHSAQFYTWKERKEYSADDEKAALEMYDYEQQQGTGSQPTSTNAFLDGNAYHSPDHSRFSGMNVIDMRMHMNFGDAGNAYNNGRDSDDSYNDATYNVVYVDSHDYGPNKSSERYAGGTDAWAENMSLMWTFRGIPTLYYGSEIEFQAGKKIDCGPTCPLATTGRAYYGAHLAGDVKASDFGTVASASGAVADTLAKPLVKHVQRLNQIRRAVPALQMGQYSTQGITGSMAYKRRYTDAASGTDSFALVTVSGGATYTGIPNGTYKDAVTGAAQVVTGGTLAVPAPGKGNLRVYVLDLGGRNAAPGRIGSAGAYLK, encoded by the coding sequence ATGAGACGCACCCTCTTCCGGCTGCTGGGACGCCCACTCGCGGCGACCTGCGCGGCCACCGTGGTGCTGGGGCTCCTCACCTCCGCCCCCCGGACGACCGAGCCGGATCCGGCCGTGCCCGCGGCCGCCTCGGAGTCCACCGCCACCGTCTTTTATTACACGAAGACCAGGAACTGGTCCTCCTACGCACTGCATTACGCCCCCGACGGCGGCCCGTGGACCACCGTGCCCGGCGTGGCGATGCAAGCCGCGTGCACGGACTGGGTGAAGCGGACCGTCAGCCTGGGCAGCGCGTCGGGACTGACCGCGACGTTCAACGACACCGCGGGCGTGTGGGACAACAACGCCGGGAAGAACTACGCACTGGGCACCGGTGACATCACCGTCAAGGACGGCGTGGTCGCCCACAGCGACCCGTGCGACGGCAGCGGCTCGGACCCGGAGCCGAGCCCGCAGCCCGACGACCCGCACACGGCGTCGGTCTACTACTCGACCGCCATGGTCGGCTGGAGCACCACCAACCTGCACTACCGGCCGGCGGGCGGCTCGTGGACCACCGTCCCCGGCGTGGGCATGGAGGCCGCCTGCACCGGCTGGGTGAGGAAGTCGGTCGACCTGGGCGCCGCCACCACGATGCTGGCCACGTTCAACAACGGCAACGGTGTGTGGGACAACAACAACGGCGCCGACTACACGGTGCCGGCCGGTCTGACCACGGTGAAGGACAACAAGGTCACCGCCGCGGCCACGGACCCCTGCGCGGCCGAGACCCCGGACACCCAGGCGCCCACCGCCCCGTCCAAGGTGTCGGCGAGCGCCGACGGCGTGTCCGTCGTCCTGACGTGGGACCCCTCCACCGACGACCGCGGAGTGACGAAGTACCAGGTGACACGGACGGGAGGCACCAAGGGCACCGCCGTGAGCGATGTCGGCTCCACGGTGTACTCGGACACGGGGCTGGAGGCGAGGACGGCGTACAGCTACACCGTCAGGGCCGTGGACGCCGCCGGGAACGTGTCGTCCGCCTCGGCCGCCGCGAGCGCCACCACCGGGGAGAAGCCCACGGCTCCGGCCCCCGGCAAGCCACTGGGCACCGACCCCCGCAAGGATCCGATCTACTTCGTGCTCACCGCCCGCTTCAACGACGGTGACAGTGCGAACAACCGGGGCGGCAGCCAGCACACGAAGTCGGGCAACGCGGCCGACGACGACCCCATGTTCCGGGGGGACTTCAAGGGCCTGGTCGAGAAGCTCGACTACATCAAGGGCCTCGGCATGTCGGCTGTCTGGATCACCCCGGTGGTCCTCAACCGGTCCGACTACGACTACCACGGCTACCACGGCTACGACTTCTATGAGGTCGACTCCCGGCTCGAGTCCGCCGGCGCCTCGTACCAGGACCTCATCGACGCGGCCCACGCCAAGGGCATGAAGATCTATCAGGACGTCGTCTACAACCACTCCTCCCGCTGGGGCGCCAAGGGCCTGTTCACCCACAAGGTGTACGGAGTCCGCGACGCGCAGTGGAGCTGGTACTACGACGAGAAGAACGAGGGCTTCGAGTACGACGGCCTGACCGTCGAGCCCAAGTCCGGGAAGTCGTACTACAACGGCGATCTGTGGTCCACGGCCGAGCCCTCGGGCAACACCTGCGTCAACTGGGGCACCCCCACGCGGTCCACCTCGCCGGAGGGCTACCGGATCTACAACTGCCAGTGGCCGAGCCCCACCTCGGGAATGTTCCCGAAGGCGTACTACCACAACTGCTGGATCGGCAACTGGGAGGGTGAGGACTCCCGCAGCTGCTGGCTGCACGAGGATCTCGCCGACTTCGACACCGAGAGCACGCCCGTGCAGAACTACCTGATCGGCGCCTACGACAAGTACATCGACATGGGCGTCGACGGCTTCCGCGTCGACACCGCCGTGCACGTCCCCCGCACCACGTGGAACCGGCGCTTCCTGCCGGCCATCCAGGAGCGCGTCACCCAGCGGTTCGGCGCCGAGGCGGCGAAGAACTTCTTCGTCTTCGGTGAGGTCGCCGCCTTCGTCAACGACAAGTGGAACCGAGGCTCCGTCAACCACTCGGCGCAGTTCTACACCTGGAAGGAGCGCAAGGAGTACAGCGCGGACGACGAGAAGGCCGCCCTGGAGATGTACGACTACGAGCAGCAGCAGGGCACCGGCTCGCAGCCGACGTCCACCAACGCCTTCCTGGACGGCAACGCCTACCACAGCCCGGACCACAGCAGGTTCTCCGGGATGAACGTCATTGACATGCGCATGCACATGAACTTCGGTGACGCCGGCAACGCCTACAACAACGGCAGGGACTCCGACGACAGTTACAACGACGCCACCTACAACGTCGTCTACGTCGACAGTCACGACTACGGGCCCAACAAGAGCAGCGAACGGTACGCCGGCGGCACTGACGCCTGGGCCGAGAACATGTCGCTGATGTGGACCTTCCGGGGCATCCCCACGCTCTACTACGGCTCCGAGATCGAGTTCCAGGCCGGCAAGAAGATCGACTGCGGGCCCACCTGCCCGCTGGCCACGACCGGGCGGGCGTACTACGGTGCCCACCTCGCCGGCGACGTCAAGGCGTCGGACTTCGGCACGGTCGCCTCCGCCTCCGGCGCGGTCGCCGACACCCTGGCGAAGCCGCTCGTCAAGCACGTCCAGCGGCTCAACCAGATCCGCCGCGCGGTGCCGGCCCTGCAGATGGGCCAGTACTCGACACAAGGCATCACCGGCTCGATGGCCTACAAGCGCCGCTACACCGACGCGGCGAGCGGTACGGACAGTTTCGCCCTGGTGACCGTCTCGGGCGGCGCCACGTACACGGGCATCCCCAACGGCACGTACAAGGACGCCGTCACCGGGGCCGCCCAGGTCGTCACGGGCGGCACGCTCGCCGTCCCGGCCCCGGGGAAGGGCAACCTGCGGGTGTACGTCCTCGACCTCGGCGGCAGGAACGCGGCCCCGGGGAGGATCGGGTCTGCGGGCGCCTACCTCAAGTGA
- a CDS encoding thioesterase family protein, giving the protein MTYSVDVTVRGYELDTQGHLNQAVYLQYAEHARWELLRDAGVPQEKLLAEGVGPVQLEVTVKYLRELRGGDRVRVSCAFVYGPGKTFEVRQRITKEDGTVAAEIDAVGGVLDLSARRLIADPAGRLASLAEKPELLGIGTD; this is encoded by the coding sequence ATGACCTATTCCGTCGACGTCACGGTGCGCGGCTACGAGCTCGACACCCAGGGCCATCTCAACCAGGCCGTCTATCTCCAGTACGCCGAACACGCCCGATGGGAGCTGTTGCGGGACGCCGGCGTCCCGCAGGAGAAGCTGCTGGCCGAGGGAGTGGGCCCGGTGCAGCTGGAAGTGACGGTGAAGTACCTGCGTGAACTGCGGGGCGGGGACCGGGTGCGGGTGAGCTGTGCGTTCGTCTACGGCCCGGGCAAGACCTTCGAGGTCCGGCAGCGGATCACCAAGGAGGACGGGACGGTCGCGGCGGAGATCGACGCTGTGGGAGGCGTGCTCGACCTGTCCGCCCGCCGGCTGATCGCGGACCCGGCCGGACGCCTGGCGTCACTGGCGGAGAAGCCCGAACTCCTGGGCATCGGGACGGACTGA
- a CDS encoding YdeI family protein, protein MVGTPASGPAGETGAEPRAFARAEELESWLGIHHGVRSDLWLKLAKKGSGIESVTAAEVIDIALCHGWIDGQRKSLDEAYYLQRISPRRRGSQWSQVNVRKVEALTAAGRMREPGLAEVRAAQADGRWAAAYPSQKEATVPGDLAAALAAGSRAAQRFEQLGRTDRYLVILQLVRARTPELRAARLARVVAKLESGESPS, encoded by the coding sequence ATGGTCGGCACACCGGCATCCGGCCCCGCGGGCGAAACCGGCGCGGAGCCTCGCGCCTTCGCGCGTGCCGAGGAACTCGAGTCCTGGCTCGGCATCCATCACGGGGTGCGGTCGGATCTCTGGCTGAAGCTCGCGAAGAAGGGTTCGGGCATCGAGTCGGTCACGGCCGCCGAGGTCATCGACATCGCCCTGTGCCACGGGTGGATCGACGGGCAGCGCAAGTCCCTCGACGAGGCGTACTACCTGCAGAGGATCTCGCCCCGCCGCCGGGGGAGCCAGTGGTCCCAGGTCAACGTACGCAAGGTGGAGGCACTGACGGCGGCCGGACGGATGCGGGAGCCCGGCCTCGCCGAGGTGCGGGCCGCGCAGGCGGACGGGCGGTGGGCGGCGGCGTACCCCTCGCAGAAGGAGGCCACCGTGCCCGGTGACCTCGCCGCCGCACTGGCCGCCGGCTCCCGGGCGGCGCAGCGCTTCGAGCAGCTGGGCAGGACGGACCGATACCTCGTCATCCTCCAGCTCGTACGCGCCAGGACACCCGAACTCCGGGCCGCGCGGCTCGCCCGGGTCGTGGCGAAGCTGGAGTCCGGCGAGAGCCCCTCCTGA